The Osmerus eperlanus chromosome 25, fOsmEpe2.1, whole genome shotgun sequence genome contains a region encoding:
- the arl6ip4 gene encoding ADP-ribosylation factor-like protein 6-interacting protein 4 isoform X2: protein MDRSRTRDRSTSSKRGRDKKLVKKKRRRSNSSSSSSSSSNSSSPTPPKKACKTRKSQDGKVKKKRKASSSSSSSSSSSSSSSSDEKSKKKKRKAKKKKLKKKKAKERKERKKALKKEKKLAENLKKLEEKVNASVKPIQPPLDILPCLDTWLSDDGTEEHGPVMTDEQKARLSTKRPITKEEYDARQSIIRRVVDPESGLTRLVRGEGEIIEEIVSRDKQKDINKQATKGDGKAFQKKLGMKK, encoded by the exons ATGGATCGCAGTAGGACACGGGACAGGTCGACAAGCAGCAAACGAGGTCGGGATAAGAAACTAGTCAAGAAAAAACGGAGACGTTCTAACTCATCTTCGTCGTCATCGTCTAGCAGCAACAGCTCTAGTCCGACTCCCCCAAAGAAAGCGTGCAAAACACGAAAAAGCCAAG ATGGTAAAGTTAAGAAGAAAAGGAAGGCTTCTTCATCGTCTTCCAGTTCGtcttcctcgtcttcctcctcgtcaAGTGACGAAAagtcaaagaagaagaaaaggaaagCCAAGAAAAAGAagttgaagaagaagaaagctaaagagaggaaagagaggaagaaagcacTGAAGAAGGAGAAAAAACTGGCCGAGAACTTAAAGAAACTGGAGGAAAAGGTTAACGCGAGCGTCAAACCCATCCAACCGCCACTAGACATCCTGCCCTGTTTGGATACATGGTTAAGTGATGACGGCACAGAAGAGCATGGCCCAG TGATGACCGATGAGCAGAAGGCTAGACTTTCTACCAAGAGGCCCATAACCAAAGAGGAATACGACGCCAGGCAGAGTATCATCCGCAGGGTGGTTGACCCAGAATCCGGACTCACCAG gctggtgaggggagaaggagagatcaTCGAAGAGATCGTCAGtcgagacaaacagaaagacatcaataag CAAGCCACCAAGGGAGACGGTAAAGCCTTCCAGAAGAAACTAGGAATGAAGAAGTAG
- the arl6ip4 gene encoding ADP-ribosylation factor-like protein 6-interacting protein 4 isoform X1, with protein sequence MDRSRTRDRSTSSKRGRDKKLVKKKRRRSNSSSSSSSSSNSSSPTPPKKACKTRKSQGTYGQYKKRKASSSSSSSSSSSSSSSSDEKSKKKKRKAKKKKLKKKKAKERKERKKALKKEKKLAENLKKLEEKVNASVKPIQPPLDILPCLDTWLSDDGTEEHGPVMTDEQKARLSTKRPITKEEYDARQSIIRRVVDPESGLTRLVRGEGEIIEEIVSRDKQKDINKQATKGDGKAFQKKLGMKK encoded by the exons ATGGATCGCAGTAGGACACGGGACAGGTCGACAAGCAGCAAACGAGGTCGGGATAAGAAACTAGTCAAGAAAAAACGGAGACGTTCTAACTCATCTTCGTCGTCATCGTCTAGCAGCAACAGCTCTAGTCCGACTCCCCCAAAGAAAGCGTGCAAAACACGAAAAAGCCAAGGTACGTACGGTCAATATAAA AAAAGGAAGGCTTCTTCATCGTCTTCCAGTTCGtcttcctcgtcttcctcctcgtcaAGTGACGAAAagtcaaagaagaagaaaaggaaagCCAAGAAAAAGAagttgaagaagaagaaagctaaagagaggaaagagaggaagaaagcacTGAAGAAGGAGAAAAAACTGGCCGAGAACTTAAAGAAACTGGAGGAAAAGGTTAACGCGAGCGTCAAACCCATCCAACCGCCACTAGACATCCTGCCCTGTTTGGATACATGGTTAAGTGATGACGGCACAGAAGAGCATGGCCCAG TGATGACCGATGAGCAGAAGGCTAGACTTTCTACCAAGAGGCCCATAACCAAAGAGGAATACGACGCCAGGCAGAGTATCATCCGCAGGGTGGTTGACCCAGAATCCGGACTCACCAG gctggtgaggggagaaggagagatcaTCGAAGAGATCGTCAGtcgagacaaacagaaagacatcaataag CAAGCCACCAAGGGAGACGGTAAAGCCTTCCAGAAGAAACTAGGAATGAAGAAGTAG